Proteins from a genomic interval of Methanobacterium sp.:
- a CDS encoding glycosyltransferase family 1 protein — protein MKALFIVTGRGIGGDAVTAFNIARALSEYGVECEFALDHSAPGLLLKKHNLSWYKISIPQAGGHAATKKTLAKAAVKTSKAAVEAARLIRKVHPNVVVGVIGGGAVVGCLGAKMANKPSVGILITPTDAKVCTKITTTVALPESNLFQMDLKDKNIHKAYSPVDPSIIIGDREKALQLMPEGFDESRPTILFSSGSTLFEKMALGARKLSKSGINANILVVGAPLEDDYREYLKGENILYLEYIDWIRDLYKVVDLAVLTDDGMMIQEAIACHLPIIALLGVKYGRYHNLAAIFKGAVLESDLDNITQVTGVAFNNLEELKENALKYSEDVLKASDNIARVIYDKIRKNE, from the coding sequence ATGAAGGCACTATTCATAGTTACAGGAAGAGGAATTGGCGGAGATGCAGTTACCGCCTTTAACATTGCTCGTGCTCTTTCAGAGTATGGTGTTGAATGTGAATTTGCATTAGATCACAGTGCACCAGGACTACTCTTGAAAAAGCATAACTTATCCTGGTATAAAATCAGCATCCCCCAGGCAGGAGGTCATGCTGCCACCAAAAAAACACTGGCTAAAGCCGCTGTTAAAACCTCAAAGGCTGCTGTGGAAGCTGCCCGCCTTATAAGGAAGGTACACCCCAATGTGGTAGTGGGTGTAATTGGAGGGGGAGCTGTGGTAGGGTGTTTAGGGGCTAAAATGGCCAACAAACCCTCTGTTGGTATTTTAATCACACCCACTGATGCCAAAGTATGTACTAAAATAACCACCACAGTGGCACTTCCGGAATCTAACCTTTTCCAGATGGATTTGAAAGATAAAAATATTCATAAAGCTTATTCCCCTGTTGATCCATCCATAATCATTGGGGATAGGGAAAAAGCATTGCAATTAATGCCAGAAGGGTTTGATGAGAGCCGTCCCACAATTCTCTTTTCCTCAGGCTCCACTCTTTTTGAAAAAATGGCATTAGGAGCAAGAAAACTGAGTAAAAGTGGTATTAATGCCAATATTCTGGTGGTTGGAGCTCCATTGGAAGATGATTACCGGGAGTACTTAAAAGGAGAAAATATTCTGTATTTAGAGTATATTGACTGGATCAGGGATTTGTATAAGGTTGTGGACCTGGCTGTGCTCACTGATGACGGTATGATGATTCAAGAAGCCATAGCTTGCCATTTACCCATTATTGCTCTTTTAGGAGTTAAATACGGGCGTTATCATAATTTGGCAGCTATTTTTAAGGGCGCTGTCCTGGAAAGTGATCTGGATAACATCACCCAAGTTACTGGTGTAGCCTTTAACAATCTGGAAGAGCTTAAAGAAAATGCCCTTAAATACAGCGAGGATGTTTTGAAAGCTTCAGATAATATTGCTCGTGTGATATATGATAAAATAAGAAAGAATGAATGA
- a CDS encoding NAD(P)/FAD-dependent oxidoreductase, which translates to MKMVIIGGGPAGRSAAMEAAQLDAEVTLIEKEHIGGTCLHEGCMVICGLNDVVRFSKDSNNYQKLGIISKKPQIDYSQVADGIKKITGKIENVLKHETRQSGAEIVLGVAEIKDGNVEVNGKNYPYDKLLIATGSRPFIPPIPGVENALTYKDVLDLKEVPENLNIVGSGVIAAEFAGIFSSLGSQVKILCRKQFLSSIDPEIKNYIREHLLKGVDIQENVDVNEIIPEGASTSNGHVDGSVFLATGMTPNSEIASDMVELGSKGGIMVNEQMKTSNPSIYAAGDVVGTVSNTPVARMEGVVAARNACNISSTMDYHLIPQSLTLYYPVSFLDSGIEKSEDEFDVRIRGSAGPGSFWHVLDGETGFTKISSDLKTGDITRVSSISPASRTTIPYLAKMVKDGYKTTDFDDFIETHPSTDAIYKLLHFLSKYG; encoded by the coding sequence ATGAAAATGGTAATTATTGGAGGAGGACCAGCCGGTCGCAGCGCAGCAATGGAAGCAGCACAACTGGATGCAGAAGTTACTTTAATTGAAAAGGAACATATAGGGGGAACCTGCCTGCATGAGGGATGCATGGTCATCTGCGGCCTCAATGATGTGGTACGCTTTTCTAAAGATTCCAACAATTACCAGAAACTGGGCATAATCTCCAAAAAACCCCAGATCGATTATTCACAAGTTGCAGATGGAATAAAAAAAATCACCGGGAAAATAGAAAATGTCTTAAAACACGAAACCCGGCAATCAGGGGCGGAAATAGTGCTGGGCGTAGCAGAGATTAAAGATGGGAACGTGGAAGTTAATGGAAAGAACTATCCATATGATAAACTTTTAATAGCCACAGGGTCCCGACCGTTTATACCCCCGATTCCTGGTGTTGAGAATGCTTTAACCTATAAGGATGTTCTGGACCTTAAAGAGGTTCCTGAAAACCTCAACATAGTGGGGAGTGGTGTAATCGCCGCAGAATTCGCAGGGATATTCTCATCCCTGGGCAGTCAGGTTAAAATTCTATGCCGTAAACAGTTTCTAAGCAGCATCGATCCTGAAATTAAAAATTACATAAGAGAACATCTTCTTAAGGGAGTAGACATCCAGGAAAATGTAGATGTAAATGAAATAATCCCTGAGGGTGCATCCACTTCCAATGGTCATGTGGATGGATCAGTATTCCTGGCCACCGGTATGACTCCAAACTCGGAAATAGCCAGTGATATGGTTGAATTAGGGTCTAAAGGTGGGATAATGGTCAATGAACAGATGAAAACTAGCAATCCTTCTATTTATGCTGCGGGGGATGTGGTGGGCACAGTGAGTAATACCCCGGTGGCCCGTATGGAAGGTGTGGTTGCAGCCAGAAACGCCTGCAATATATCATCCACCATGGACTACCATCTGATACCACAATCATTAACATTGTATTATCCAGTAAGTTTCCTTGATTCAGGAATCGAGAAATCAGAAGATGAATTTGATGTGCGTATCCGTGGTTCTGCCGGTCCAGGGTCATTTTGGCACGTTCTTGATGGAGAAACAGGGTTCACCAAAATTTCATCAGATCTTAAAACCGGTGATATAACCCGGGTATCATCCATATCTCCCGCTTCCCGTACTACAATCCCTTACCTGGCTAAAATGGTCAAGGATGGTTACAAAACCACCGATTTTGATGATTTCATTGAAACCCACCCTTCAACTGATGCTATTTACAAATTACTTCATTTTTTGTCTAAATATGGTTAA